A segment of the Lycium ferocissimum isolate CSIRO_LF1 chromosome 10, AGI_CSIRO_Lferr_CH_V1, whole genome shotgun sequence genome:
CAACCAAATAATAATAGCAAGTAAAACATCTTTTTCAGAATTTGATTGTATTCCGCAATCAAATTAAGTACTGAATCTTAACAATATTATAAAAATTGGTTTGTAAAAGCGAAAAGAAGAAGACATATAACCGTGAGTTGGTGGTTTGCTATGGTTACATTTTGAATTTAATGACTTCATCTAAATGCTTTTGGGTAtaaattgtgtgtgtgtgtgtgtgagttagTGGGGTTATGGTGTAAGGGACTTATTTAGTTTTATTTGGTTCATTAATTTTTACCGTTTTgattttaaaagtttaatctAAATATTAGGATAAAAAAGTTGCAGATTTTCTCCGAAAGTTGCACATCGCACCctaagggtgtgatgagatagCTTAACCTAACGCAAAGATTAGTTCACTTTTTGTacgctcgaacccgtgacctataGTCACACTCGAGTATTAACTTTACCGTTGctccaaggctccccttcatAGGGTAAAAGGAAATACTCTACATTCATGTTCCTAGTTGATAcaccaaaacaaaataaaagagcAGAAACATATCCTCTATTTTCTCCTTCACTATCTTTTGTTATAGTTAGTTACAATATCTGCTGATACAAGAGGAAATCTCATGTAAATCCTTCAATATCTTTTGTAATAGTTAGTTAGTGTGATAAACTTATACAAATATTCTGCGGTAAAGTTGTAAATCTCATGTTTGGTCCTAGAATGTGATTTGTTTTTAATCTCTGTACTTTCAGAGCTGTCTACAACTCCTCAATGTCTGCAGAGAATTCCGGAAAACAAATGTCTAAAATAAGAGTATGAGATTTCTTGATACTTTTTTGTTTTAGGAAACTCGAAAAGGGAGGATTAAGGATGGGAAGTTGAGAGGACATGGAATGCAAGTCTGAGATATCTTTTGGGCACACGCGTACTTATCTTCTCGTCAAGTCAAAGAAGGTTATGAGTTTCTCCTTTCACCGTTCCAGGAAGGCGCTCTACCAAATTTACGCGAAATACCCATTGTTTCGAAGTTCATCAAGTCCATCCTTTCGTAATGTGAAGGATATTTTCATCAACAAGAAGGAGCTGGAGAAGTTTTTCTTCTGAAGAAAGAGTTTCAAATCCTTGAAGAAGGTCTCAAGTATCTCAAAACCTTCCTCAATTTCATAAAAGATGCAAGCATGGAACTAGagaaatccaaaattctctttaaCCATATGGAGGTTGTCACTCGCAATGCTGCTTACATCTATTACCTATGTTATCatcatattattataaaagtGGAAAGCTTCAACTATTAAAGTTGGATTACCAAAATGTCCATCAAATGTTGAACGACCATTCTACCCTCCAATTTAATAATATTCCTTTGAAATTCTTGtacaaaaatgtaaatatatattataataaatatcAAAGATAAAATTGATCACATTCAATTTATATACAAATTTTAGACATTTACTCTAAATGGTATAATCTTACGTTATACGTCATCCTATTTCATTACTTGTGCAATTTTTCCATGTTGGGTCATTAATATTCAATTATGAATCATAATTATAAGCAAGTCTCTTCCACTACCCAATATGAATATACAAGTAGAATACGTAATGTACTTTCTTTTAGAAATGCTGATATTTTTTGTATCCAGACCAAGTTCACATACTGTTTGGTTTAGTGCATTTAAGTTGGATATTAAATTTTAGATTGATTAAATGAATGTACAAAGGTTACATTTTCCGTAATAATTGTGGACCTTTCAATTCCTCTCATTAAAGAATCATTTTACTTTAATTTACCTATCAGCCTTTGTGCGTATATAATTTATCTAATCTACATTTGCAACTAACAGAGAATAGAGATATAGGAAGCGGTTTCAAGACACCAAATGGTTCCTTCTTTTCGGTCTATTTACGTATATATAGGTGTAGAAAAATCTCTCAAGTATAAACTTTATATATGTTGCAGCTCCAGATCTATTGATATGCAGAGGATGTTCTTTCGGTCTGGTGACTAATCAtgttttcttcttcctttttgtaCTGCCTTGATCCACTTTTCTTAATTCTTAATGAGATTTTATTATGTGTATTCGTTGATGTTGTAAGTTCATATCTTGACAAGTGGGCACACACCTCAATATCTTTTCCTATCTATAGTCAGGGGACTGCTGTTCATAACTAGCTATCCATCTAGCCACGATAGAGaaggctcaaaaaaaaaaatgacgtaATTTTCTTTTGGTCATTAAGTTGATGTTTATGGGCaaagttataaaaaaaagtCACAGGTTTGCTTTATCAGTTGGTACTTTAAGATTCCTTGAAATTctgatttttgttaaaaaaaaaaaaaaaaaggttctaatatttgttgttgtttcttctttaatcttttaACGAAGTTTTTAACCCTTTAAAAAGGTACCACAACCACTAAAAGAGGGTCGGAGTGGCATGGCCATCCAAGACGGCTTACATTgttagtggtcgtttggtacgtGGACAAATTTATACGATTATTTCTGGGACTAAATAATCCCGATTATTTAGTACTAGTCCTTTGTTTGGTTCATTGGATTAAAGATGGGATATACCACGTATAATTCAAAGCATGTGTTTGGTTTGAAGTTGGATAAACCTGGATAAAGTTTCATTTCCAATTTTAACCTTGATATTCCAATGGCTTATCAGGCATAAGTGCAAAAACATACAAGAGATCCAACTTGGTGCATAGGTTATAAATTACCCATTATAATGAACTCTCACTAGTTTgtttccatttttttccttcttacaACTTTGGTTAGTCACTCAAGCTAGTACATTGGTTGCCTAGAAACCAAAAAACAAATCAAACTAGGTGTCAAAATGCAAGAATTGTGCATAAAACTGTGCAAAAATGATgcagaaaaatgcaaaaaatgaaGCCAAAAAATGCAGAAAACTGTGCAAAAATGATGCAGAAAATGCAGAAACTGTGCAAAAATGATGCAGAAACTGTGCAGAAAAATGCAAAAACTGAAGCCAAAAAATGCAGAAACTGTGCAAAAATGATGCAGAAAATGCAGAAACTGTGCAAAAATGATGCAGAAACTGTGCAGAAAAATGCAAAAACTGAAGCCAAAAATGCAGAAACCGTGCAAAAATGATGTAAAATGCGAAGCGTGCGTAAAAATGCAAAATCAAGCCAAAAATGCGTAAACCGGTGGCAAAAATGATGCAAACTGTAAAAATGATGCGTAAAAATGCAAATCGCAAAAATGATGCAGAAAATGCGTAAACTGCGGCAAAAAATGCAAAATCAAGCAAAAAAATACGAAATCAAAAAATGATGCGTAAATGCAAGAACCGCAAAAAATGATGCAGAAACTGTGCAAAAATTGAAGCCAAAAAACGCAGTAAATctgtgcaaaaaaatgaaaaaatgcaAAGAAAAAATGATGCGAAATCGTAAAAATGCAAAATCAAGCCAAAAATGCGTAAACTGCGGCAAAAATGATGCAAATCGGTAAAAATGAAGCGTAAATGCGTAAATCGTGCGGTAAAAATGATGCGTAAATGCGTAAAATCGTGcaaaaaaatgcaaaatcaAGCAAAAATGCAGAAATCGTGGCAAAAAATGATGCGTAAAATGTAGAATGATGCGTAAACGTAAGAAATGATGCAGAATCGGcaaaaaaatgcaaaatcaaatcaaaaaatgcgaaaatcagaaaaaaatgaTGCGTAAAATGCATAAACAGGTGCAAAAATGATGCAGAAACTGTACAAAAATGAGTGTAGAAACTGAAACTAAGATTTGTAGAAACATACACAAATTACCATACcataagaaaagttcaaaataCATGATTAGcattcatatataatatttacattTGCGTCCTTATGCTcttctccgtcacatatcaagTTTATAGAGCGGAGGcatcaaaatataatacaaccattaaaccttttgaagatCATGAATTTAGCAAAAATTATCAACCCATGGCCAGCCCGTACAATCATATTATGTACTTGGAAACCTATCATTGACAACCATCCACACATATAACATTGACATCTACATCCTCATGCTCTTCCCGACTACATATCAAGTTTATAGAAAGCCGAGGCTTCAAAACAGATACAATCATTAACCCTTTTGAAGGTTGTCAATTTAGCAAAAATATCAACCCATGGCCAGCCCCTTacaatcatattcatatatttgGAAACATGTCATTGACAATCATCCACACAATGTTTTGACGTTGGAGTTCACCCATTCGTAagaacaaatccatttttctaaCATCTAAGTAAGCCCTATTGATGCTTTGATTTGTTGATCTGGACTATACAACTCTTGATAGGTGGGATGAAAGGATATCTAAAACTTTTCCACGAATTTCGCATTCATCACGCGCCCCAAACATGTCAATTAAAGCACCCATTGTTTTGCCGTGATTTGTTGTAAATTCCTTCATAACATCAACTAAATCCCTTAAAGCTGTCTCGTTAACATCTTCAAcggttctttttctttttttgcttttctctttATCATTGACATTAGAAGAGGAGCTTCTAGTATTTTTAccttgttgttggttttgttggtgTTCGGAATTTACATTTCGTGCTCTATCTCGCACTTTGAGAAGTTTCACTAGGTCTATGAGCATTTTCCGCTTCTCCGGGGCTACATCGTAGTTCATGTCTagcatcttcttcatcatcttcatcatcaacTTCAATAAGAAATCCTAATCTCATGTCATTAGAAACTCCTTGACCTTTGCTCCTAACAATTTCCTCAAAAGCATCTTTCGGCCCTTCTGCAAACTCTCCCGTTGCTCtatcttttccaaatatttctTCCCAATCCTCGAACAATGGCCATGTCTTGTTTTGCATTCCTTTGACATTTGGATCAGCCTATAATAAAATAGGATAAAGCAATATATACAATCAACATACGTACTTTATAAGTATACAAATTAATACCACAAACCAAAGCAAATTGATGCAAAGAAAAGGAATAAGTCCAAGAATAGACATGATATTATAGTCTTGACATAAAACAATATTACTTCCTTTAGTTAAGTTAGTCAAGTTCACAATCCTAACATAGAGCTAAGGCAGTAGTCTTGACATAAAACAATATTACTTCCTTTAATTAAGTTAGTGACTTTAGAATTTGAGGACAAGCATAGTAAAGAGCCAAACTACTAAAGTCATATCTCTCTTTTACTTGGCATATGCAATAGAAATCACATGTTAAGAAACTTTATTAACAACATATTCGATGgcagaaaataaaattttcattacctTAACAAACTCATCCCATTTGCTTGGATCATCAACTATAATTCTTCCTTCACCATATTGAAAGCCCAAACCACTACGACTTTTTAATAAAGCTATAGTCCCGTAATccttcttccatgttttcatttTAGAATTAATATGTGGTTGAGATTTCAATCCACGCTAGGATGGATTTTGTTTAAATAAAGCTCCAATTCCGTCATGTATCCGGCCTAAAGGTGCCATTATCCGCTTTCTAACCCTTGACACACAAATCCTTTAAACCATCAATAAGAGTGCGTTCTTCTTCTAGTGTCCATGACCTTCGGCTCGAGGTGTTGCTCGCTCGACCTTTTTGATGCTTGGTCAGAAGATGATGTGTGATTACTCATTCCGTCAATATGATCTTGACcaaagctgatcaaataaacaacatagcAAGAAATGAGCAAGTATTTTGCTATTtgcaattaaataattaagaacCTTAACAAGAAGATGTGAAGTCACTTACTAACTTATGACTcacttataaatattttatccatcaccaaaaaaaaaatatatatatatatacaactaaaTTGTGCAGGAAAACTAATAATGTGAGACTAACTCATAGATACACTGCTTATATTAAGAAGTAAAAACATACGTGAAGATTCACTACTTGTCTTCAAAAAGATATTGTTAGATATACATTAAGGGGAATTGTCTCCACAAACAGCAATGTAAGACATACAAAAAGATTCACTATTTGTCTTCACAAAATATCACTAGCTACTACATCTTCCAATGGACGAAAACCATACCAAAAGTGTACAAGCACCACAAAATGACAACATAACTTAAAAATTACAAAGACTAATTGCTAGATCTTTCATTCCACATAGACTGAGCTAGCTCATCCCTCCAAGTGGTCCACTCATCGGATGGTTCAACGGTATCAATATTTGCATGTTCAGGTTCGTGTTGATGCTCCATGTTGAATTCTGTTTCCGTGTCTAACGGATCAACTTCCATCTCTCTTCGAATGAAATTGTGTAACAAACAACATGCACTAATGATTCTAGTATGAATCTTAACCGAGTACCACGAAGGACTTCTAAGAATTCCCCAACGTCCTTTCAGTACACCAAATGCTCTTTCAATAACATTGCGCGCCCTAGCATGTTTCATATTAAACAACTCTTCTCGGCATTGAGGTGGTGGATTGTCACCTTGCCAATCCCTTAGCCGCATCTATATCCTCGATAAGGGTATTAAAAAACCATTTCCATTTGTATATCCTCCGTCACATAAATAATAATTGcctaaaaaatataaacaatAATATAATTACTTTAAAATACTATTCTATTTTTGAGGTAATAAGAATAGACAAGTCTTTTTGTATAAAGCATACCCTCGGGTACTTTCAAACCATTCCTTCGTACAACAAGATCCTCGCAATACACGACCATCGGCCGATCCCTCCCAACCAGGTAAGACATAAGTAAAGTTAAGATTTCTATCACAAACCCCTAAGACATTAGTTGCTATATCTCCTTTCCGTGTCCTGTATCTTGGCTTATCTATAGTTCGAACTCTAATGGGAATGTAAGTACCATCCAATGCACCTAGACAACCCTATAAAATAAAGTAACAAAATACTTACATGATAATGTTTTAAATCTTTCTATAGTAAATCAAATGTTATATTGAAATTTACCTACCTTAAACCATTTCCATCGATCATCAGTCTCATCTTCGGCCAACCGGATTAGGactaacaagtaaaaatggagtTAGTTTGAGAATAGCTCTTAGACATTCATTGAAAGCTTGACTTACACTCCACCCCGATCTAATATAATCAACTTTGATAGACTCGTTCTTCTCGTGATGAGCCAAAATATTTAAGAACATTGCTAGCTAATCTAATATAATCAACTTTGATAGACTCGTTTTCTCGTGATGAGCCAAAATATTTAAGAACATTGCTAGCTTTTCGTTTTTTGGACATATTGTTAGTGTCCGTCAATCCTCCAATATTCGTGGCTAAAGAAGCTAAAATGTGAAAGGCATTTCTATCCATCCTAAGCTTATCAATACATACAATATCACTGTCACGAATGATAGAACTTAGATGAGACATGATTTTAGGAATTCTAGCACCTGTGCTATATCGAGTGACCCGTCTATTTCTAGATTGTcttcttaaaattatgttgtAAATAGCCATAAAAAGACAAATAAAGACAACATATGAATGCACCATAATCTCTCAAGGATGATAAAGCATTCGACATCGCACAATTGTCGAGGATCCATGATGGCTATTTGTCATttaaaaattgcaaaatcatTATTAAACTGAGTATATATACTGAAACATAGATATTACATAATATAAAACCGAGTTCTTGTTTTCTTCTCATGTACAAATAAATTTCACCATGGTGTTACTCCTGAGAGAAACTAAAAAATAAGACCTGCTACTTTATTCAATGATCAATAAacatacaaaattaaaaaaataaaaatttacaagaagaggaaagtaaaaaaaaaaaaaaaaaaaaaggacaaactTACAGAGATGGATTTCTTGGAGTATCAATAAGTTGGATTTCTTGGAGTATCAATCTCCCACTCCATTTACACCGAGTGACCAAAGCTCGTGGGAGAAgtgaagatgagaaagaaattTCTAAACGTACGTATATAAGAAAAGTTAAGGGGCAAGATGGTCATTTGGAAAAGTTATCCCAACATATATTAGTACGGTATTAGTAATACCAACTAGAAAAGGGGATAATATTATCCCAATTTATGGTATAATTTTGTACAAGATTAATTAATGACTCAAACCAAACACGGTACtaatttaaccaaaaaatttAGTACCAGCATATCCTATCTAATACCCTCTACTAAACGACCACTTAGAGGATAGTGACAAGATTGTAGTAATGTCGTTTCTATCATTAAGTTCACATGCTCCACTTTAATTAGGggtttgatttttcaaattctttttgcTTTTGAAATTGCTTTTGGCAATCAAAAACATGTATGCGCTACAATTTGCTCATTAAGTTTTGTAATAAACTGACgcaatatatacacatatatatatacacacaccccAACTCCTTTCGTCCCaatttattccaatttatgtggcactattTGACTTggcataaagtttaagaaataacgAAACACTAAAAAGTAAAGGGTTCCACACATAAactgggacagagggagtataaattGACGCAAAACATACTTATATCGCATATATCCAAAAAATTAGACGTTTTGTAAGTTAAGATTATCTAACAGCTTGAAACGGTCAAGTCAGTCGAATAAGCTGATCATGTATTTTACTTTTCCCTTAGAACTTCATGTTATACATCATACACATGTTTAAACAACATTTtgcgattttaaaaaaaaattgaacttattGACATGAATACAAGTGCAACGCCAAATAAAGGTCGAAATAGATTTATATTCATCAATTTGAGTTTTTATTTTCCCCTTCAAATTTTGGATAATATATCGAATATAtgttttaatattatttatgttattttaaaatatcTATACTATTAGCATGggatacacgtgcaacgcacgtgtgCAAAACTAGTGTGGCAGAAATGGACAAAGACATGGCATCTCACTTGAGACTGCGGATCTCAAACGTTTTGCAAGAGATCAAGCCCATTAAGCCCCAAATTGCGAAAATTTATACAGGAGCACTAAGAGGTTTAGTTAAAACTCAAATCCTGTATAACCGAGATGTGATcgaatttgttgaaggttttgtTCATTTTCTTCAAGGATCTATCGCAGTTATAAAATGGTGAGGCATCTGATGTTTccgtcacgccccgaaccatggttcgggcgtaacacggcactcggtctTTATTTGCTCGATCGCATGAAAAtagaccgagcgaaccacatctTGCCGAATCATCAGCGAGGCATA
Coding sequences within it:
- the LOC132034722 gene encoding protein ALP1-like — protein: MRLRDWQGDNPPPQCREELFNMKHARARNVIERAFGVLKGRWGILRSPSWYSVKIHTRIISACCLLHNFIRREMEVDPLDTETEFNMEHQHEPEHANIDTVEPSDEWTTWRDELAQSMWNERSSN